CCCGCGGGCCTGAGGTCAGCCACAAGGCGCTCAGGTTGCCGGGGTTGGAGCCGAGCAGGCGCAGCGCCCAGATCAGGCCCAGGGCAAGGACCAGGCTGCCCACGCGGGCCTCCCAGGCGGTCCAGTTCCTGAAGACCTGGATGCGGGTGGTGTCGCCGGGGGCGTAGGCCACGGTGCGCCGGTCTTCGTAGCCGGAGCGCTCCTGGGGCCAGGTCTCGGGGTGCGACTTGGGGAGTGTCGCCATGGCCTGCATTCTCCTCCTGCCGGCGTTGCAGGGCCAGATTACCCAAGTTCGCGTCGGCCATCGGCCGATGGGACGAGCCGAGGTACAAGTCCCTTTGGTCCCGGCCGGGCGCGGGCGTAGTATGGCCAAGCGGTTCTATGACGAGGACAAGGGCAATCCTAGGCATGGTCCTGGTCTTGCTCCTGCTGCCACTGCGGATGTTCGGCTGGGGCTGCCGGGGACACGAGACTGTGGCCTTGCTGGCTTGGCAACAGATGGGACCTCACGCCCGCCAGCGCGCCGCCGAACTGCTGGCCCGCTCTCCCATCGATCCCGCCCTGGCGCGCTATTGTCCCAACCCCGGCTTGGGAGACTTCGTCGATAGCTCCACCTGGGCCGACGACATCCGGGAGCACCGGCCGGAAACCGGCCCCTGGCACTTCATCAACATCCCTCTGGGCATGGCCTCCGGCGATCTGAACCCCTTCTGTCCGACGGAGAGGGCCTGCGTCGTGCAGGCCATCCGCCGCCAACTGGAGGTGCTGCGCTCGCCGCAGGCGGGCACGGCTGAGCAAGCGGAGGCGCTGCGCTTCCTCATCCACCTGGTGGGGGACCTGCACCAGCCCCTGCACGCCACCACCAACAACGACCAAGGGGG
This portion of the Terriglobales bacterium genome encodes:
- a CDS encoding S1/P1 nuclease, producing the protein MVLVLLLLPLRMFGWGCRGHETVALLAWQQMGPHARQRAAELLARSPIDPALARYCPNPGLGDFVDSSTWADDIREHRPETGPWHFINIPLGMASGDLNPFCPTERACVVQAIRRQLEVLRSPQAGTAEQAEALRFLIHLVGDLHQPLHATTNNDQGGNCVPVTFFGAMPQPVGSTPEELARDNYRPNLHGVWDTELVERSLGAEALPAFARRLRHRFARDSAAWKRQPADLEAWAWESHDAAVRVAYGKLPHAVTAEAPRPITRCSDDDQVGRRMLGLQESIGPAYFQQAKPVIDRQLARAGTRLAALLNQLWP